A portion of the Pseudomonas koreensis genome contains these proteins:
- a CDS encoding DUF72 domain-containing protein: MNEPSIFIGCAGWSLGREHWPAFPAEGTHLQRYAARLNCVEINSSFYRPHRRQTYERWADSVAPDFRFAVKVPKLITHEQRLADSAAALDEFFGQCEGLGDRLGCLLVQLPPKLAFDEPVAEVFFRTLRERFRGSVVLEPRHESWTGAEAMLVDLQIAKAVVDPSRISTDTAPGGWQGLQYWRLHGSPRIYHSAYDEAYLQRLAQNLQSASGEGKDIWCIFDNTASGAATANALVLRALIEGSKR; encoded by the coding sequence TTGAACGAGCCCTCGATATTCATCGGTTGCGCCGGCTGGAGTCTCGGGCGCGAGCACTGGCCGGCATTCCCCGCCGAGGGCACGCACCTGCAACGCTACGCGGCGCGCTTGAACTGTGTGGAAATCAACAGCTCGTTCTATCGCCCGCATCGGCGACAGACCTACGAGCGCTGGGCCGATTCGGTTGCGCCAGACTTTCGCTTTGCCGTGAAGGTGCCCAAGCTCATCACCCATGAACAGCGGCTCGCGGACAGCGCGGCCGCGCTCGATGAGTTTTTCGGACAGTGCGAAGGTCTGGGCGACCGCTTGGGATGCCTGCTGGTACAACTGCCGCCCAAGCTTGCGTTCGATGAGCCGGTTGCCGAGGTGTTTTTTCGAACCCTGCGCGAGCGTTTCCGGGGTAGCGTGGTACTGGAGCCGCGACACGAATCGTGGACTGGCGCCGAGGCAATGTTAGTGGACTTGCAGATTGCTAAGGCGGTGGTCGATCCGTCGCGGATCAGCACCGACACTGCGCCGGGCGGCTGGCAAGGCCTGCAATACTGGCGCCTGCACGGCTCGCCGCGGATTTACCACAGCGCCTATGACGAGGCTTATCTGCAACGTCTTGCGCAGAACCTGCAGAGCGCGAGCGGCGAGGGCAAAGACATCTGGTGCATCTTCGACAATACCGCCAGCGGCGCTGCGACTGCGAATGCGCTGGTTTTGAGGGCGTTGATCGAAGGCAGTAAACGCTGA
- a CDS encoding Dyp-type peroxidase, giving the protein MSYYQPGILATPVPAQARHLFFALASIEALPQAIDKLLMLVDGKSAVVGFGESLTKALNVEIDGLRSFPALTGVGVENPSTQHALWVWLHGDDRGELLNRCNAFEAALAPALRLVQMQETFRHKNGHDLTGYEDGTENPHDDAAVAAALLGSGAGADGMVGSSFAAIQQWQHDLKGFHRLSASEKDDIMGRRLSDNEEIDDAPVSAHVKRTAQESFAPEAFVVRRSMPWIEGDRAGLMFLAFGFSLDAFEAQLRRMSGLEDGIADGLYRISRPITGGYYWCPPLKEGHLDLRALRIG; this is encoded by the coding sequence ATGAGTTACTACCAGCCGGGCATTCTCGCCACCCCTGTTCCTGCGCAAGCACGTCATCTGTTTTTCGCCCTGGCGTCGATTGAAGCCTTGCCGCAAGCGATCGACAAGCTGCTGATGCTGGTGGATGGCAAGTCGGCGGTGGTTGGCTTTGGTGAGTCTCTGACCAAGGCGCTGAATGTAGAAATCGACGGCCTGCGCAGCTTCCCGGCTCTGACCGGCGTCGGCGTCGAGAACCCGTCGACCCAGCACGCGTTGTGGGTCTGGTTGCACGGTGACGACCGTGGTGAACTGCTCAACCGTTGCAATGCCTTCGAAGCCGCGCTGGCCCCGGCCTTGCGTCTGGTGCAGATGCAGGAAACTTTTCGTCACAAGAATGGCCACGACCTCACCGGTTACGAAGACGGCACGGAAAACCCGCACGATGACGCTGCTGTGGCCGCGGCGCTGCTGGGCTCGGGCGCTGGCGCTGACGGAATGGTCGGTAGCAGTTTCGCCGCGATCCAGCAGTGGCAGCACGACCTCAAAGGTTTTCACCGGTTGTCCGCCAGCGAGAAGGACGACATCATGGGCCGTCGCTTGAGTGATAACGAAGAAATCGACGACGCACCGGTTTCTGCTCACGTCAAACGCACTGCCCAGGAAAGCTTTGCGCCCGAGGCGTTTGTCGTGCGCCGTTCGATGCCGTGGATTGAAGGTGATCGCGCCGGGTTGATGTTCCTTGCCTTCGGTTTTTCCCTGGATGCGTTCGAAGCGCAACTGCGACGCATGAGCGGACTGGAAGACGGTATTGCCGATGGCTTGTATCGCATCAGCCGGCCGATCACCGGAGGCTATTACTGGTGCCCGCCGCTCAAGGAGGGTCACCTTGATCTGCGCGCCTTGCGCATCGGCTGA
- a CDS encoding Gfo/Idh/MocA family protein — MNVVRWGMIGCGDVTERKSGPAFYKAPGSALVAVMGRRLEAVTDYAVRHGINRVYTDVDALINDPDVDAVYIATPPDSHYAYSLKVAAAGKHCCVEKPMALNAGQSREMQQAFAAAGLHLFVSYYRRSLPRFAQVRQWLEEGRIGQVRHLSWTLTKAPTAMDLEGGANWRTDPVLAGGGYFADLASHGFDLFQYLLGDIVEVAGFTAHQAGLYAAEDAVSASWRFASGALGMGCWNFVADRREDHVEIIGSAGRIGFSVFDDHPVQLRADEHISLEIAHPEHIQWHHVLGMNAHIRGDSIYPAVAEQAVKTDWVMDQILKR; from the coding sequence ATGAACGTAGTACGTTGGGGCATGATCGGTTGCGGTGATGTAACAGAACGCAAGAGTGGGCCGGCCTTCTACAAGGCTCCCGGTTCGGCGCTGGTGGCGGTGATGGGCCGGCGCCTCGAAGCCGTAACCGATTACGCTGTACGTCACGGTATCAATCGCGTCTACACCGATGTCGATGCGCTGATCAACGATCCTGACGTGGACGCGGTGTACATCGCCACACCGCCCGACAGCCACTACGCCTACAGCCTGAAAGTCGCCGCCGCCGGCAAGCATTGCTGCGTGGAAAAACCCATGGCACTTAATGCCGGGCAAAGCCGCGAGATGCAGCAAGCGTTTGCCGCTGCCGGCCTGCACCTGTTCGTCTCTTACTACCGCCGCTCGCTGCCACGCTTTGCGCAAGTTCGCCAATGGCTGGAGGAGGGGCGCATCGGTCAAGTTCGGCATTTGAGCTGGACACTGACCAAAGCGCCGACGGCGATGGACCTTGAGGGCGGCGCGAACTGGCGTACCGATCCGGTGCTGGCCGGCGGCGGTTACTTCGCCGACCTGGCGAGTCATGGCTTCGATCTGTTTCAGTATCTGCTCGGTGACATCGTCGAAGTCGCCGGTTTCACCGCGCATCAGGCGGGTTTGTACGCGGCGGAAGATGCGGTAAGTGCCAGTTGGCGATTCGCCTCCGGGGCGCTGGGCATGGGCTGCTGGAACTTTGTCGCGGACCGGCGTGAGGATCATGTCGAGATTATCGGCAGCGCCGGGCGGATCGGTTTTTCCGTGTTTGATGACCATCCCGTGCAGTTGCGGGCCGATGAACACATCAGCCTGGAAATTGCCCATCCCGAGCATATTCAGTGGCACCACGTACTGGGAATGAACGCGCATATCCGCGGCGACTCGATATACCCCGCAGTCGCCGAGCAAGCCGTCAAGACCGACTGGGTCATGGATCAGATTCTTAAACGCTAA
- a CDS encoding GntR family transcriptional regulator, which translates to MTDNVLSLGSVPLHTQLRDVLRARILDGEYPQDSQMPSESELGALFKVSRITVRQALGDLQKEGLIFKIHGKGTFVAKPKTFQNVSSLQGLAESMTGRGYEVINRLRSFKFIAADKRVAERLQVAEGEIVAQIKRIRLINREPISQEITYLPKAVGERLEKADLVTRDIFLILENDCGIALGHADLAIDAVLADSDLTQALNVEAGSPIMRIERLTHNAQGQPLDFEHLYYRGDAFQYRLRIDRQKGEQA; encoded by the coding sequence ATGACCGATAACGTTCTCTCCCTTGGCAGCGTCCCGCTGCACACCCAACTGCGCGACGTACTCCGTGCGCGGATTCTCGATGGCGAATATCCGCAAGACAGTCAGATGCCTTCCGAAAGCGAGCTTGGCGCGCTGTTCAAAGTCAGTCGCATCACCGTGCGCCAGGCGCTGGGTGATCTGCAAAAGGAAGGGCTGATCTTCAAGATCCATGGCAAGGGCACCTTCGTCGCCAAGCCGAAAACCTTTCAAAACGTCAGCAGCCTGCAAGGTCTCGCCGAGTCGATGACCGGGCGCGGCTATGAAGTGATCAACCGCCTGCGCAGCTTCAAATTCATCGCGGCTGACAAGCGCGTCGCCGAGCGTCTGCAGGTGGCTGAAGGCGAGATCGTCGCGCAGATCAAACGCATACGGCTGATCAACCGCGAGCCGATCTCGCAGGAAATCACCTACCTGCCCAAAGCCGTTGGCGAGCGGCTGGAGAAGGCCGATCTGGTCACTCGCGACATCTTTCTGATTCTCGAAAACGATTGCGGCATCGCCCTCGGTCACGCCGATCTGGCCATCGACGCGGTGCTGGCCGACAGCGACCTGACCCAGGCACTCAACGTCGAAGCCGGCTCGCCGATCATGCGCATCGAGCGCCTGACTCACAATGCTCAAGGCCAGCCACTGGACTTCGAACACCTTTATTACCGTGGCGATGCGTTCCAGTACCGCCTGCGGATCGACCGGCAGAAAGGGGAGCAGGCATGA
- a CDS encoding fumarate reductase/succinate dehydrogenase flavoprotein subunit, translated as MTRNVLEQEYDIVVIGGGTAGPMAAIKAKEKNRDLRVLLVDKANVKRSGAISMGMDGLNNAIIPGHSTPEQYTKEITIANDGIVNQAAVYAYATHSFETIEQLDRWGVKFEKDETGDYAVKKVHHMGAYVLPMPEGHDIKKVLYRQLKRARVSITNRLVCTRLLTDEEGAVNGVMGFDCRTADFHVIKAKAVILACGAAGRLGLPSSGYLMGTYENPTNAGDGYAMAYHAGAELANLECFQINPLIKDYNGPACAYVTGPLGGYTANNKGERFIECDYWSGQMMWEFHQELESGNGPVFLKLNHLAEETIQNIEEILHSNERPSRGQFHANRGTDYRTQMVEMHISEIGFCSGHSASGVWVNERAETSVKGLYSAGDMAAVPHNYMLGAFTYGWFAGHNAADFVAGREFSALDAEQIEKEKARVYAPLHRAEGLPPAQVEYKLRRFVNDYLQPPKVTRKMQIGLQRFSDIERDLEQMKANNAHELMRAMETSVIRDCAEMAARASLFRAESRWGLYHYRVDHPQRNDAEWFCHCHLKKGEDGRMTSFKKAVEPYIIPLDAEEMQAYDRLRVGAFAA; from the coding sequence ATGACCCGCAACGTTCTAGAACAGGAATACGACATCGTCGTGATTGGCGGTGGTACAGCCGGGCCGATGGCGGCGATCAAGGCCAAAGAGAAGAACCGCGATCTGCGCGTGTTGCTGGTGGACAAGGCCAACGTCAAACGCAGCGGCGCGATCAGCATGGGCATGGATGGGCTGAACAACGCGATCATCCCGGGGCATTCGACGCCGGAGCAGTACACCAAGGAAATCACCATCGCCAATGACGGCATCGTCAATCAGGCGGCGGTATATGCCTACGCCACGCACAGTTTCGAAACCATCGAGCAGCTCGACCGTTGGGGGGTGAAGTTCGAGAAGGACGAAACCGGCGACTACGCGGTGAAGAAGGTCCACCACATGGGCGCCTATGTGTTGCCGATGCCGGAAGGGCACGACATCAAGAAAGTTCTGTATCGGCAGTTGAAACGCGCACGGGTGAGCATCACCAATCGCTTGGTCTGCACGCGTTTGCTGACTGACGAGGAGGGCGCGGTCAACGGTGTGATGGGTTTCGACTGCCGCACCGCCGACTTCCATGTCATCAAGGCCAAAGCAGTGATTCTTGCCTGCGGAGCGGCCGGACGCCTCGGTCTGCCGTCGTCGGGCTACCTGATGGGCACTTACGAAAACCCGACCAATGCGGGGGACGGCTACGCGATGGCTTATCACGCCGGCGCCGAACTGGCCAATCTCGAGTGCTTCCAGATCAACCCGCTGATCAAGGATTACAACGGCCCGGCCTGCGCCTACGTCACCGGCCCGCTGGGTGGCTATACCGCCAACAACAAGGGCGAACGCTTCATCGAGTGCGACTACTGGAGCGGGCAGATGATGTGGGAATTCCACCAGGAACTGGAGAGCGGCAACGGCCCGGTGTTCCTCAAACTCAATCACCTGGCCGAGGAAACCATCCAGAACATCGAGGAAATCCTGCACAGCAACGAGCGCCCGAGTCGTGGCCAGTTCCACGCCAATCGCGGCACTGACTACCGCACGCAGATGGTCGAAATGCATATTTCGGAAATCGGTTTTTGCAGCGGCCACTCGGCGTCCGGCGTGTGGGTCAACGAGCGTGCCGAGACCTCGGTCAAGGGTCTGTACTCGGCCGGCGACATGGCTGCGGTGCCGCACAACTACATGCTTGGCGCGTTCACTTATGGCTGGTTCGCCGGCCACAACGCCGCAGATTTTGTCGCCGGCCGCGAGTTTTCCGCACTGGACGCCGAGCAGATCGAGAAGGAAAAAGCCCGGGTTTACGCACCGCTTCATCGCGCAGAAGGCCTGCCGCCGGCGCAGGTCGAGTACAAGCTGCGGCGCTTCGTCAACGACTACCTGCAACCGCCGAAAGTGACCAGGAAGATGCAGATTGGTCTGCAACGTTTCAGCGATATCGAGCGCGATCTCGAACAGATGAAGGCCAACAACGCTCACGAACTGATGCGCGCGATGGAAACCAGCGTGATCCGCGACTGCGCCGAAATGGCCGCCCGCGCCTCGTTGTTCCGCGCCGAAAGTCGCTGGGGCCTGTACCACTATCGCGTCGACCATCCGCAACGCAACGATGCCGAGTGGTTCTGCCATTGCCATCTGAAGAAGGGCGAGGACGGGCGCATGACCAGTTTCAAGAAAGCTGTCGAGCCTTACATCATCCCGCTCGATGCCGAGGAAATGCAGGCTTACGACCGCCTGCGGGTGGGCGCTTTCGCCGCTTGA
- a CDS encoding 4Fe-4S dicluster domain-containing protein has translation MAYQAQEIFFRSNAPVTVDEDKCIAEKGCTVCVDVCPMDLLAINPATQKAYMAFDECWYCMPCEKDCPTGAVKVEIPYLLR, from the coding sequence ATGGCTTATCAAGCTCAGGAAATCTTCTTCCGCTCCAACGCCCCGGTCACCGTGGACGAGGACAAATGCATCGCCGAAAAAGGCTGCACCGTGTGTGTCGACGTCTGCCCGATGGACCTGCTGGCGATCAACCCGGCCACGCAAAAGGCCTACATGGCGTTCGATGAATGCTGGTACTGCATGCCGTGCGAGAAGGATTGCCCGACGGGGGCCGTCAAAGTCGAAATCCCTTATCTCCTGCGTTGA
- a CDS encoding ABC transporter substrate-binding protein: MIRGETLMLRAALAGLVLASFTLSASAETIRIAIGTQDTTINCAAGGLLIRELGLLEKYLPHDGAYKDAKYDVQWKNFTSGAPLTNEMVAGKLDFGAMADFPGAFNGVAFETAGKHSLFISVLSGSIKGSGNGIVVPSASAVQSLSELKGKTISVPFASTAHGMLLRAVAEQGWDPLKDVNIIAQPPEVAGSALQAGKIDAHADFVPFAELFPSRGFARKIYDGAQANAPTFHGALVDQAYAKKYPEIVVAYLRASIEANQLLAAEPEKYSELIAKVTGVDAEVNYLFHGPLGVQTRDLSWKPEYRQAVGTAIDTLKLLKKADRGLDLHTFIDDQYIRAAFKASNLDYTAQLADYAQTPLPGVDAATGKAITDVSHVAEIWVRGEEKVRRYGSAESAFTALAALKQEGKNIRAVYAQASDSGIKLLAEQAWFASDAKGRLSAFLLKGQAQQYAAAQGGKVFDFSDDTAQAVAAR; encoded by the coding sequence ATGATTCGAGGGGAAACACTCATGTTGCGTGCAGCACTTGCCGGTCTGGTACTGGCTTCGTTCACCTTGTCGGCCTCGGCCGAAACCATCCGCATCGCCATCGGCACCCAGGACACCACCATCAACTGCGCCGCCGGCGGGCTATTGATCCGGGAACTCGGTCTGCTCGAAAAATACCTGCCCCACGACGGCGCCTACAAAGACGCGAAGTACGACGTGCAATGGAAGAATTTCACCAGTGGCGCGCCGCTGACCAACGAGATGGTCGCCGGCAAACTCGACTTCGGCGCCATGGCTGATTTCCCCGGTGCGTTCAATGGTGTGGCGTTCGAAACGGCGGGCAAGCACAGCCTGTTCATCAGCGTGCTGTCGGGCAGCATCAAGGGCAGCGGCAACGGCATCGTCGTGCCGAGCGCCTCGGCCGTGCAGAGCCTGAGTGAACTCAAGGGCAAGACCATTTCCGTGCCATTCGCCTCGACGGCCCACGGCATGTTGCTGCGCGCCGTGGCAGAGCAGGGTTGGGATCCGCTCAAGGATGTCAACATCATCGCCCAGCCACCGGAAGTCGCCGGCTCCGCGCTGCAAGCCGGGAAGATCGATGCCCACGCCGATTTCGTGCCGTTCGCCGAACTGTTCCCGAGCCGTGGTTTCGCCCGCAAGATCTACGACGGCGCCCAGGCCAACGCGCCGACCTTCCATGGCGCGCTGGTGGACCAGGCCTATGCGAAGAAGTATCCGGAGATCGTCGTCGCCTACCTGCGCGCCAGCATCGAAGCCAACCAACTGCTCGCCGCCGAGCCGGAGAAGTACAGCGAGTTGATCGCCAAAGTCACCGGGGTCGATGCCGAGGTCAACTACCTGTTCCACGGCCCGCTCGGTGTGCAGACCCGCGACCTGAGCTGGAAACCTGAATATCGTCAGGCCGTCGGCACCGCCATCGACACGCTGAAGCTGCTGAAGAAAGCCGATCGCGGGCTTGATCTGCATACCTTCATCGACGACCAGTACATCCGCGCCGCTTTCAAGGCATCGAACCTCGATTACACCGCGCAACTGGCCGACTACGCGCAGACGCCGTTGCCGGGTGTGGATGCGGCGACGGGCAAGGCTATCACCGACGTCAGTCATGTCGCGGAGATCTGGGTGCGCGGTGAGGAAAAAGTCCGTCGTTACGGCTCGGCTGAATCGGCGTTCACCGCCCTGGCGGCGTTGAAGCAGGAGGGCAAGAACATTCGTGCGGTGTATGCGCAGGCCAGTGACAGCGGGATCAAGTTGCTCGCTGAACAGGCCTGGTTTGCCAGTGATGCCAAGGGCCGCCTCAGCGCATTTCTGCTCAAGGGCCAGGCCCAGCAATACGCTGCGGCGCAGGGTGGCAAGGTGTTCGATTTCAGCGATGACACTGCGCAAGCCGTTGCCGCGCGCTGA
- a CDS encoding ABC transporter permease yields the protein MKTPLRWTSRAASPLRWTSRAASLLLCLLFWQLAASHHWNLGLVTFANVPTPLAVIEAALGLGDSGKLWQHLSSSLGRVFAGYLAALLIGIALGLAIGRSKWAEDILLPPLEVLRPIPAVAWIPLAILMFPSSELSMVFITFTGALFPILLNTVHGVEGVDPRLIASAKSLGAGRRAILLEVILPGAAPSIITGLAIGMGTSWFCLVTAEMISGQFGIGYYTWESYTIQNYADIVVGMLLIGVLGMGSSWLIKRLGGLFTPWHRPRGKA from the coding sequence ATGAAAACACCGTTGCGCTGGACATCAAGAGCTGCCTCACCGTTGCGCTGGACATCAAGAGCTGCCTCACTGCTGCTCTGCCTGCTCTTCTGGCAACTCGCCGCCAGTCATCACTGGAACCTCGGCCTGGTGACCTTCGCCAACGTGCCGACGCCACTGGCGGTGATCGAAGCCGCACTGGGACTGGGCGACTCCGGCAAACTCTGGCAGCACTTGAGCAGCAGTCTCGGTCGCGTCTTTGCCGGCTACCTCGCCGCATTGCTGATCGGCATCGCTCTGGGTCTGGCCATCGGCCGTTCGAAATGGGCCGAAGACATCCTGCTGCCGCCACTGGAAGTCCTCCGCCCGATCCCCGCCGTGGCCTGGATTCCGCTGGCGATCCTGATGTTTCCGTCCTCGGAGTTGTCGATGGTCTTCATCACTTTCACCGGCGCGCTGTTCCCGATCCTGCTCAACACCGTGCACGGCGTCGAAGGCGTCGATCCGCGCCTCATCGCCTCGGCGAAAAGCCTCGGGGCCGGGCGCCGGGCGATTCTGCTGGAGGTGATTCTGCCGGGCGCTGCGCCGAGCATCATCACTGGCCTGGCGATCGGCATGGGCACTTCGTGGTTCTGTCTGGTAACGGCGGAAATGATCTCCGGGCAGTTTGGTATCGGTTATTACACCTGGGAGTCTTACACCATTCAGAACTACGCCGACATTGTTGTCGGCATGCTCCTGATCGGCGTGCTGGGCATGGGCAGCAGTTGGCTGATCAAACGCCTGGGCGGCTTGTTCACGCCCTGGCATCGACCGCGAGGCAAAGCCTGA
- a CDS encoding ABC transporter ATP-binding protein has translation MSVMQTPEGRIDIRQLSIVLGQGREAFEAVQGLDCHIEPGQFVCILGPSGCGKSTLLGALAGHLNASTGSLKVDGSEVAGPSPQRGMVFQHHTLFPWRTVRDNVAFGLKMRGVGKAERHRAADDILKLVGLEGFAERWPDQLSGGMQQRVEIARVLVNRPRLLLMDEPFGALDALTRLNMQELLLDIWTRIRTTVVFVTHDIDEALFLADRLLVMSARPGRIIEDLRLEFPRPRTSELVTSPEFARLKRHCLDLLRHDNDRPLPRLNPLGLPPENPLPRFAL, from the coding sequence ATGAGCGTCATGCAAACCCCGGAAGGGCGGATCGACATCCGCCAGTTGTCCATCGTCCTCGGCCAGGGCCGCGAAGCCTTCGAGGCGGTGCAGGGCCTCGACTGCCACATCGAACCCGGCCAGTTCGTGTGCATTCTCGGCCCGTCCGGTTGCGGCAAGTCGACCTTGCTCGGCGCCCTGGCCGGCCACTTGAACGCCAGTACCGGCAGCCTGAAAGTCGACGGCAGCGAAGTGGCCGGCCCGTCACCGCAGCGCGGCATGGTGTTCCAGCATCACACGCTGTTTCCGTGGCGCACGGTGCGCGACAACGTCGCCTTCGGCCTGAAGATGCGCGGCGTCGGCAAGGCTGAGCGGCATCGCGCCGCTGACGACATTCTCAAGCTGGTTGGGCTCGAAGGCTTTGCCGAGCGCTGGCCCGATCAGCTCTCCGGAGGCATGCAACAACGGGTCGAGATCGCCCGGGTACTGGTCAATCGCCCGCGTCTGTTGCTGATGGACGAGCCGTTCGGTGCGCTGGATGCGCTGACCCGTCTGAACATGCAGGAATTGCTGCTGGACATCTGGACGCGCATCCGCACCACCGTGGTCTTCGTTACCCACGACATCGACGAGGCGCTGTTTCTTGCCGATCGCTTGCTGGTGATGAGCGCGCGACCGGGGCGGATTATCGAAGACTTGCGTCTGGAATTTCCACGCCCGCGCACCAGTGAACTGGTGACCAGCCCCGAGTTCGCCCGCCTCAAACGCCACTGCCTCGACCTGCTGCGCCACGACAACGACCGACCGCTGCCGCGCCTCAATCCGCTCGGCCTGCCTCCTGAAAACCCTTTGCCGCGATTTGCCCTATGA